The Bombus huntii isolate Logan2020A chromosome 6, iyBomHunt1.1, whole genome shotgun sequence genome window below encodes:
- the LOC126866324 gene encoding interaptin isoform X3, translated as MEQLDEVHSNINKVESSIKVDVSSSLILESTTDIVKDVKDIPENQENKSQECADNIIQDVLVVNKCDITDLNKKFESKESSETESIKNAAINEVEQEIIDKDPQIDDQCKEDEKSQEEQAENTTEVGDHSRYADDTSLDKESTNNVEVFNTNEGEQNIEKHNVCTVLNIDTVGDTNAQCQALIKTLSETFDDKDQTLHVTDTDTDLSKLVDSSSEVMVLTVETINEMNESTEENIVLTVHEKDAVNSNEKNVSAEQKEMKNTEIVNEEFNLIDYAQESDGTIIEVISTEIVAQEVPENCSQKDNKEVLNHTKTGNDSITPITSGVINDLGTAGDIDIKEKNVSIKEGTDIKGEDIKEECKNTDAKYNVEQETTNGNGKTESFDSSHKINVEKKIIHNKIVVPTHVANTEGRNKSISEADKVSITNKRSVIQDIFDDWGVENAEDDSQSVSKTPDTVEIELKSLLNDTKTRTIEEGTVVLVEEEITCIEKEPVVDDGKAVEVAKQNKEMQVSKEQLDNNQTIKKQQNSIKSLLKDQLTHSISQAVGKSTKDSTHDTVTFSQTSQIIPINRGRNLTSQSSQVEIAEALKERFREKQKVVEQPPRPDIFFVKKLTQRLSSKLVGSPGTALPALIPLPQPTNQSLIQCDKKSSDNTSTGTSKESNSDNKELLAILEGDVDPDWSNLKPPILAEEGKRSVKIEQSGYNTPPKLDPLVERELALKQLLELPLASSTRSIQKKKKIIKATPTKSSKAIKTKIISKTEKETIGMEPKNKTTESVEDTNSSDYASSSLLIESHTSERKTDIRVDESRSGRKRKLTEKAREHEQQQNIVKRQKVYKGKLSLGKKQPQDQAPPDISLLTENHVSKETMVLPNDEVDVIITDEITEEHVTNNNKVDITLDKLDDTQNVCNIKPSKQNLNKKRSQSIAKQNIAVKKILRQNISSNKKTATLKTKLNTSKKSGSKIVSKAKRSTENNAGDSKPKKKIINEIDRLLQDEGVVNLLYDVEQPDKKRLVPITKSQAKVMDIQKVQRELKLRKKLVRNAVLRLRTSAGVSKPRSKRTSIYLNDMQVDKKIGDQATPIKQINLSQEFILPAKIRNAADASVIIRRHSSSSFSSASGSPRVSIDTPEKNEGVKVDEGGFHSLRSTKRRHSQDEKINVKKSKKKIVQKSDTGIDFVDIVEDKMVFPERLNKKLDSKKADKNPKQPETDETNNGLGKVITRSNGTATACLAEAANALSVVNAGSRSANSATNRKNKVNANTTKTLESDNNKTKMEIRSQFSNKEINIRRHGNLVQLILTPSSSTKIRNALTLQVMQEFRETLSILKKDDDCRVVLLTSTGSSFCEGLELSMLLHTNKEKRRIHAQEMADAVKEFIKSLASFNKPIVAGVQGAAVGLGVTMLPLFDLVIASDKATFSTPYGKLGQIAEGAAVFTLSHILGSAITSELLLGGRTLTASEALRAGLVTRVLWPDRFQVELLPTLKAMSEQSSQSMEATKTLLRHSLRKKLDAALESETYLLIQHWCSVECQTAIKAYIDGKVQ; from the exons ATGGAACAATTAGATGAAGTGCACAGTaacattaataaagtagaatcatcgataaaagtaGATGTATCTTCTTCATTAATATTAGAATCAACGACTGATATTGTAAAGGATGTGAAGGATATTCCggaaaatcaagaaaataaGTCACAAGAATGTGCAGATAATATAATTCAAGATGTTTTAGTAGTAAATAAATGTGATATAacagatttaaataaaaaatttgaaagtaaagAAAGTAGTGAGACAGAGAGCATAAAGAACGCTGCGATTAATGAAGTAGAACAAGAAATAATAGATAAGGACCCACAAATTGATGATCAATGTAAAGAAGATGAGAAATCTCAAGAAGAGCAAGCAGAAAATACAACCGAGGTTGGAGATCATTCAAGATATGCAGATGACACATCTTTAGATAAAGAAAGTACAAACAATGTTGAAgtatttaatacaaatgagGGTGAACAAAACATTGAGAAACATAACGTTTGTACAGTGTTAAATATAGATACAGTTGGTGATACTAATGCTCAGTGTCAAGCATTAATTAAAACACTTAGTGAGACTTTTGATGATAAAGACCAAACATTGCACGTCACGGATACAGACACAGATTTGTCTAAACTAGTTGATAGTAGTTCAGAAGTAATGGTACTGACCGTAGAAACTATTAATGAAATGAATGAaagtacagaagaaaatattgttttaactGTACATGAAAAGGATGCTGTAAATTccaatgaaaaaaatgtttctgcagaacaaaaagaaatgaagaacactgaaattgtaaatgaagaatttaatttgatAGATTATGCACAAGAAAGTGATGGAACAATTATCGAAGTAATCTCAACAGAAATTGTGGCTCAAGAAGTTCCTGAAAATTGTAGCCAGAAAGACAATAAGGAAGTATTAAATCACACAAAGACAGGAAACGATTCTATAACTCCTATTACCTCAGGGGTAATTAATGATCTAGGAACTGCAGGTGACattgatattaaagaaaagaatgtAAGTATTAAAGAAGGCACTGATATTAAAGGAGAGGACATAAAGGAAGAGTGTAAAAATACTGATGCAAAATATAATGTAGAACAAGAAACAACAAATGGAAATGGCAAGACTGAATCTTTTGATAGTTcacataaaattaatgtagaaaagaagattattcataataaaattgtcgtaCCTACACATGTTGCTAATACAGAAGGAAGGAATAAATCTATAAGTGAAGCAGATAAAGTGAGCATAACTAACAAAAGAAGTGTAATTCAGGATATCTTTGATGATTGGGGTGTTGAAAATGCAGAAGATGATAGTCAGTCAGTATCTAAAACTCCAGATACTGTagaaattgaattgaaaagTTTACTAAATGACACAAAAACACGAACTATAGAAGAAGGCACAGTTGTGCTGgttgaagaagaaattacatgCATTGAAAAAGAACCAGTTGTAGATGATGGAAAGGCTGTAGAAGTTGCTAaacaaaacaaagaaatgcaAGTATCAAAGGAACAACTTGATAACAATCAAACTATAAAGAAACAACAAAATAGTATAAAATCATTACTCAAAGACCAACTAACTCATTCTATATCACAGGCTGTTGGGAAGTCTACAAAAGATTCAACACATGATACTGTGACATTTAGTCAAACTTCGCAAATTATACCTATTAATCGTGGTCGAAATTTAACCAGCCAATCTTCACAGGTTGAAATAGCAGAAGCATTAAAAGAACGATTTCGTGAGAAACAAAAAGTAGTAGAACAACCACCACGAcctgatatattttttgttaaaaaacTAACCCAGAGATTATCAAGTAAATTAGTAGGTAGTCCAGGAACCGCTTTACCAGCACTTATACCATTGCCTCAGCCTACTAATCAATCCCTTATTCAATGTGATAAAAAGTCATCAGATAATACTAGTACAGGAACTAGCAAAGAAAGCAATTCTGATAATAAAGAGCTGTTAGCAATACTGGAAGGTGATGTTGATCCTGATTGGTCTAACTTAAAACCACCAATTTTAGCAGAGGAAGGAAAACGTTCAGTAAAGATTGAACAAAGTGGTTATAACACACCACCAAAACTTGATCCCTTAGTTGAAAGAGAACTAGCATTGAAACAACTTCTGGAATTACCTCTTGCATCATCTACAAGAAGtatacagaagaagaagaaaataattaaagctACACCTACTAAATCTTCTAAAgcaataaaaacaaaaatcatATCTAAAACAGAGAAAGAAACAATTGGAATGGAACCAAAAAATAAAACTACAGAATCTGTAGAGGATACAAATTCTTCTGATTATGCTTCATCTTCTTTGCTTATCGAATCCCATACTTCAGAAAGAAAAACAGATATACGAGTAGATGAGTCAAGATCAGGTAGAAAACGAAAACTAACAGAAAAAGCTAGGGAGCATGAACAACAACAGAACATTGTAAAACGTCAAAAAGTATATAAAGGAAAACTTTCATTGGGCAAGAAGCAACCTCAAGACCAAGCTCCACCTGACATTAGCTTGTTAACTGAAAATCATGTATCTAAGGAGACCATGGTGCTTCCCAATGATGAGGTTGATGTCATAATAACAGATGAAATAACAGAAGAACATGtcacaaataataataaagtagATATAACATTAGACAAACTTGATGATACAcaaaatgtatgtaatataaaaCCTTCAAAACAAAATCTTAATAAAAAGAGATCACAATCTATTGCTAAACAAAATATAgcagtaaaaaagatattaaggCAAAACATATCTTCAAATAAGAAAACTGCTACCTTAAAAACTAAATTAAACACATCAAAGAAATCAGGATCAAAGATAGTTTCAAAGGCAAAACGATCTACAGAAAATAATGCTGGAGATTCTAAaccaaaaaagaaaatcataAACGAAATAGATAGATTACTTCAAGATGAAGgtgttgtaaatttattgtaCGATGTAGAACAACCAGATAAAAAAAGATTAGTTCCCATTACCAAATCTCAAGCAAAAGTTATGGATATACAAAAAGTACAACGTGAGCTTAAACTTAGAAAGAAGTTAGTACGTAATGCAGTTTTAAGATTACGTACTTCAGCAGGTGTATCAAAACCAAGATCTAAAAGGACTTCTATATATTTGAATGATATGCAAGTAGATAAAAAAATTGGAGATCAAGCCACaccaataaaacaaataaatttatctcAAGAGTTTATTTTACCTGCAAAAATAAGAAATGCAGCAGATGCATCTGTTATAATTAGGAGACATTCATCTAGCTCATTTTCCAGTGCATCTGGAAGTCCTAGAGTTAGTATTGATACTCCAGAGAAAAATGAAGGAGTTAAAGTTGATGAAGGGGGATTCCATTCCTTAAGATCTACAAAAAGACGACATTCACAAgacgaaaaaataaatgtaaaaaaaagtaaaaagaagaTTGTACAAAAAAGTGACACAGGAATTGATTTTGTTGACATTGTAGAGGATAAAATGGTATTTCCTGAACGTCTTAATAAAAAGTTGGATTCAAAAAAAGCTGATAAAAATCCCAAACAACCAGAAACAGACGAAACTAATAATGGTTTAGGGAAAGTTATTACAAGATCAAATGGTACAGCTACAG CCTGCCTTGCAGAAGCTGCAAATGCGCTATCAGTAGTCAATGCTGGGAGTCGGTCTGCAAATTCAGCAACAAATCGCAAAAATAAAG TCAATGCAAATACAACCAAAACACTAGAAtcagataataataaaacaaaaatggaAATTCGAAGTCAATTTAGtaataaggaaataaatatACGTCGACATGGAAATCTTGTGCAGTTAATACTTACACCATCATCTTCAACAAAAATAAGAAATGCTCTCACTCTCCAG GTGATGCAAGAATTTCGTGAAACATTATCAATTCTAAAAAAGGATGATGATTGTAGAGTTGTTTTATTAACATCAACAGGTAGCAGTTTTTGTGAAGGTCTCGAATTATCTATGTTGCTacatacaaataaagaaaaacgGCGGATACATGCCCAGGAAATGGCAGATGCGGTTAA GGAATTCATTAAAAGTTTAGCATCATTCAACAAACCTATTGTTGCTGGAGTTCAAGGAGCTGCAGTTGGACTTGGAGTAACAATGTTGCCTTTATTTGATCTTGTGATAGCTAGCGACAAAGCCACATTTAGTACACCTTATGGTAAATTAGGGCAAATTGCTGAAGGTGCTGCTGTATTTACTTTATCACATATATTAGGAAGTGCAATT ACAAGTGAATTATTATTAGGTGGTAGAACTCTAACAGCTAGTGAAGCACTAAGGGCTGGTCTTGTTACTCGAGTTTTATGGCCTGATAGATTTCAGGTTGAATTACTACCAACCCTAAAAGCTATGAGTGAGCAATCCTCACAg TCTATGGAAGCTACGAAGACATTGTTACGTCATAGTTTGCGAAAAAAATTGGATGCAGCATTAGAATCAGAAACGTATTTGCTGATACAGCATTGGTGTTCTGTAGAATGTCAAACTGCCATAAAGGCTTACATTGATGGAAAAGtgcagtaa
- the LOC126866324 gene encoding interaptin isoform X2, translated as MEQLDEVHSNINKVESSIKVDVSSSLILESTTDIVKDVKDIPENQENKSQECADNIIQDVLVVNKCDITDLNKKFESKESSETESIKNAAINEVEQEIIDKDPQIDDQCKEDEKSQEEQAENTTEVGDHSRYADDTSLDKESTNNVEVFNTNEGEQNIEKHNVCTVLNIDTVGDTNAQCQALIKTLSETFDDKDQTLHVTDTDTDLSKLVDSSSEVMVLTVETINEMNESTEENIVLTVHEKDAVNSNEKNVSAEQKEMKNTEIVNEEFNLIDYAQESDGTIIEVISTEIVAQEVPENCSQKDNKEVLNHTKTGNDSITPITSGVINDLGTAGDIDIKEKNVSIKEGTDIKGEDIKEECKNTDAKYNVEQETTNGNGKTESFDSSHKINVEKKIIHNKIVVPTHVANTEGRNKSISEADKVSITNKRSVIQDIFDDWGVENAEDDSQSVSKTPDTVEIELKSLLNDTKTRTIEEGTVVLVEEEITCIEKEPVVDDGKAVEVAKQNKEMQVSKEQLDNNQTIKKQQNSIKSLLKDQLTHSISQAVGKSTKDSTHDTVTFSQTSQIIPINRGRNLTSQSSQVEIAEALKERFREKQKVVEQPPRPDIFFVKKLTQRLSSKLVGSPGTALPALIPLPQPTNQSLIQCDKKSSDNTSTGTSKESNSDNKELLAILEGDVDPDWSNLKPPILAEEGKRSVKIEQSGYNTPPKLDPLVERELALKQLLELPLASSTRSIQKKKKIIKATPTKSSKAIKTKIISKTEKETIGMEPKNKTTESVEDTNSSDYASSSLLIESHTSERKTDIRVDESRSGRKRKLTEKAREHEQQQNIVKRQKVYKGKLSLGKKQPQDQAPPDISLLTENHVSKETMVLPNDEVDVIITDEITEEHVTNNNKVDITLDKLDDTQNVCNIKPSKQNLNKKRSQSIAKQNIAVKKILRQNISSNKKTATLKTKLNTSKKSGSKIVSKAKRSTENNAGDSKPKKKIINEIDRLLQDEGVVNLLYDVEQPDKKRLVPITKSQAKVMDIQKVQRELKLRKKLVRNAVLRLRTSAGVSKPRSKRTSIYLNDMQVDKKIGDQATPIKQINLSQEFILPAKIRNAADASVIIRRHSSSSFSSASGSPRVSIDTPEKNEGVKVDEGGFHSLRSTKRRHSQDEKINVKKSKKKIVQKSDTGIDFVDIVEDKMVFPERLNKKLDSKKADKNPKQPETDETNNGLGKVITRSNGTATDNNEEFSKEEDELSACLAEAANALSVVNAGSRSANSATNRKNKVNANTTKTLESDNNKTKMEIRSQFSNKEINIRRHGNLVQLILTPSSSTKIRNALTLQVMQEFRETLSILKKDDDCRVVLLTSTGSSFCEGLELSMLLHTNKEKRRIHAQEMADAVKEFIKSLASFNKPIVAGVQGAAVGLGVTMLPLFDLVIASDKATFSTPYGKLGQIAEGAAVFTLSHILGSAITSELLLGGRTLTASEALRAGLVTRVLWPDRFQVELLPTLKAMSEQSSQSMEATKTLLRHSLRKKLDAALESETYLLIQHWCSVECQTAIKAYIDGKVQ; from the exons ATGGAACAATTAGATGAAGTGCACAGTaacattaataaagtagaatcatcgataaaagtaGATGTATCTTCTTCATTAATATTAGAATCAACGACTGATATTGTAAAGGATGTGAAGGATATTCCggaaaatcaagaaaataaGTCACAAGAATGTGCAGATAATATAATTCAAGATGTTTTAGTAGTAAATAAATGTGATATAacagatttaaataaaaaatttgaaagtaaagAAAGTAGTGAGACAGAGAGCATAAAGAACGCTGCGATTAATGAAGTAGAACAAGAAATAATAGATAAGGACCCACAAATTGATGATCAATGTAAAGAAGATGAGAAATCTCAAGAAGAGCAAGCAGAAAATACAACCGAGGTTGGAGATCATTCAAGATATGCAGATGACACATCTTTAGATAAAGAAAGTACAAACAATGTTGAAgtatttaatacaaatgagGGTGAACAAAACATTGAGAAACATAACGTTTGTACAGTGTTAAATATAGATACAGTTGGTGATACTAATGCTCAGTGTCAAGCATTAATTAAAACACTTAGTGAGACTTTTGATGATAAAGACCAAACATTGCACGTCACGGATACAGACACAGATTTGTCTAAACTAGTTGATAGTAGTTCAGAAGTAATGGTACTGACCGTAGAAACTATTAATGAAATGAATGAaagtacagaagaaaatattgttttaactGTACATGAAAAGGATGCTGTAAATTccaatgaaaaaaatgtttctgcagaacaaaaagaaatgaagaacactgaaattgtaaatgaagaatttaatttgatAGATTATGCACAAGAAAGTGATGGAACAATTATCGAAGTAATCTCAACAGAAATTGTGGCTCAAGAAGTTCCTGAAAATTGTAGCCAGAAAGACAATAAGGAAGTATTAAATCACACAAAGACAGGAAACGATTCTATAACTCCTATTACCTCAGGGGTAATTAATGATCTAGGAACTGCAGGTGACattgatattaaagaaaagaatgtAAGTATTAAAGAAGGCACTGATATTAAAGGAGAGGACATAAAGGAAGAGTGTAAAAATACTGATGCAAAATATAATGTAGAACAAGAAACAACAAATGGAAATGGCAAGACTGAATCTTTTGATAGTTcacataaaattaatgtagaaaagaagattattcataataaaattgtcgtaCCTACACATGTTGCTAATACAGAAGGAAGGAATAAATCTATAAGTGAAGCAGATAAAGTGAGCATAACTAACAAAAGAAGTGTAATTCAGGATATCTTTGATGATTGGGGTGTTGAAAATGCAGAAGATGATAGTCAGTCAGTATCTAAAACTCCAGATACTGTagaaattgaattgaaaagTTTACTAAATGACACAAAAACACGAACTATAGAAGAAGGCACAGTTGTGCTGgttgaagaagaaattacatgCATTGAAAAAGAACCAGTTGTAGATGATGGAAAGGCTGTAGAAGTTGCTAaacaaaacaaagaaatgcaAGTATCAAAGGAACAACTTGATAACAATCAAACTATAAAGAAACAACAAAATAGTATAAAATCATTACTCAAAGACCAACTAACTCATTCTATATCACAGGCTGTTGGGAAGTCTACAAAAGATTCAACACATGATACTGTGACATTTAGTCAAACTTCGCAAATTATACCTATTAATCGTGGTCGAAATTTAACCAGCCAATCTTCACAGGTTGAAATAGCAGAAGCATTAAAAGAACGATTTCGTGAGAAACAAAAAGTAGTAGAACAACCACCACGAcctgatatattttttgttaaaaaacTAACCCAGAGATTATCAAGTAAATTAGTAGGTAGTCCAGGAACCGCTTTACCAGCACTTATACCATTGCCTCAGCCTACTAATCAATCCCTTATTCAATGTGATAAAAAGTCATCAGATAATACTAGTACAGGAACTAGCAAAGAAAGCAATTCTGATAATAAAGAGCTGTTAGCAATACTGGAAGGTGATGTTGATCCTGATTGGTCTAACTTAAAACCACCAATTTTAGCAGAGGAAGGAAAACGTTCAGTAAAGATTGAACAAAGTGGTTATAACACACCACCAAAACTTGATCCCTTAGTTGAAAGAGAACTAGCATTGAAACAACTTCTGGAATTACCTCTTGCATCATCTACAAGAAGtatacagaagaagaagaaaataattaaagctACACCTACTAAATCTTCTAAAgcaataaaaacaaaaatcatATCTAAAACAGAGAAAGAAACAATTGGAATGGAACCAAAAAATAAAACTACAGAATCTGTAGAGGATACAAATTCTTCTGATTATGCTTCATCTTCTTTGCTTATCGAATCCCATACTTCAGAAAGAAAAACAGATATACGAGTAGATGAGTCAAGATCAGGTAGAAAACGAAAACTAACAGAAAAAGCTAGGGAGCATGAACAACAACAGAACATTGTAAAACGTCAAAAAGTATATAAAGGAAAACTTTCATTGGGCAAGAAGCAACCTCAAGACCAAGCTCCACCTGACATTAGCTTGTTAACTGAAAATCATGTATCTAAGGAGACCATGGTGCTTCCCAATGATGAGGTTGATGTCATAATAACAGATGAAATAACAGAAGAACATGtcacaaataataataaagtagATATAACATTAGACAAACTTGATGATACAcaaaatgtatgtaatataaaaCCTTCAAAACAAAATCTTAATAAAAAGAGATCACAATCTATTGCTAAACAAAATATAgcagtaaaaaagatattaaggCAAAACATATCTTCAAATAAGAAAACTGCTACCTTAAAAACTAAATTAAACACATCAAAGAAATCAGGATCAAAGATAGTTTCAAAGGCAAAACGATCTACAGAAAATAATGCTGGAGATTCTAAaccaaaaaagaaaatcataAACGAAATAGATAGATTACTTCAAGATGAAGgtgttgtaaatttattgtaCGATGTAGAACAACCAGATAAAAAAAGATTAGTTCCCATTACCAAATCTCAAGCAAAAGTTATGGATATACAAAAAGTACAACGTGAGCTTAAACTTAGAAAGAAGTTAGTACGTAATGCAGTTTTAAGATTACGTACTTCAGCAGGTGTATCAAAACCAAGATCTAAAAGGACTTCTATATATTTGAATGATATGCAAGTAGATAAAAAAATTGGAGATCAAGCCACaccaataaaacaaataaatttatctcAAGAGTTTATTTTACCTGCAAAAATAAGAAATGCAGCAGATGCATCTGTTATAATTAGGAGACATTCATCTAGCTCATTTTCCAGTGCATCTGGAAGTCCTAGAGTTAGTATTGATACTCCAGAGAAAAATGAAGGAGTTAAAGTTGATGAAGGGGGATTCCATTCCTTAAGATCTACAAAAAGACGACATTCACAAgacgaaaaaataaatgtaaaaaaaagtaaaaagaagaTTGTACAAAAAAGTGACACAGGAATTGATTTTGTTGACATTGTAGAGGATAAAATGGTATTTCCTGAACGTCTTAATAAAAAGTTGGATTCAAAAAAAGCTGATAAAAATCCCAAACAACCAGAAACAGACGAAACTAATAATGGTTTAGGGAAAGTTATTACAAGATCAAATGGTACAGCTACAG ATAAcaatgaagaattttccaaagAAGAAGATGAACTTTCAGCCTGCCTTGCAGAAGCTGCAAATGCGCTATCAGTAGTCAATGCTGGGAGTCGGTCTGCAAATTCAGCAACAAATCGCAAAAATAAAG TCAATGCAAATACAACCAAAACACTAGAAtcagataataataaaacaaaaatggaAATTCGAAGTCAATTTAGtaataaggaaataaatatACGTCGACATGGAAATCTTGTGCAGTTAATACTTACACCATCATCTTCAACAAAAATAAGAAATGCTCTCACTCTCCAG GTGATGCAAGAATTTCGTGAAACATTATCAATTCTAAAAAAGGATGATGATTGTAGAGTTGTTTTATTAACATCAACAGGTAGCAGTTTTTGTGAAGGTCTCGAATTATCTATGTTGCTacatacaaataaagaaaaacgGCGGATACATGCCCAGGAAATGGCAGATGCGGTTAA GGAATTCATTAAAAGTTTAGCATCATTCAACAAACCTATTGTTGCTGGAGTTCAAGGAGCTGCAGTTGGACTTGGAGTAACAATGTTGCCTTTATTTGATCTTGTGATAGCTAGCGACAAAGCCACATTTAGTACACCTTATGGTAAATTAGGGCAAATTGCTGAAGGTGCTGCTGTATTTACTTTATCACATATATTAGGAAGTGCAATT ACAAGTGAATTATTATTAGGTGGTAGAACTCTAACAGCTAGTGAAGCACTAAGGGCTGGTCTTGTTACTCGAGTTTTATGGCCTGATAGATTTCAGGTTGAATTACTACCAACCCTAAAAGCTATGAGTGAGCAATCCTCACAg TCTATGGAAGCTACGAAGACATTGTTACGTCATAGTTTGCGAAAAAAATTGGATGCAGCATTAGAATCAGAAACGTATTTGCTGATACAGCATTGGTGTTCTGTAGAATGTCAAACTGCCATAAAGGCTTACATTGATGGAAAAGtgcagtaa